Below is a window of Zygotorulaspora mrakii chromosome 3, complete sequence DNA.
TCAAATGCCGACAACGATTAAGCGAGCATAACCAACTATAGCATCGACACATGTCGCTACAACTCTGAAACTTGCAGGCTTCGAAGGTCCCTACTATCTTAACTTATAAAAGACGAACTGAACATATACGTCAAAAACTCATCCAAAAACCATACGGTTGGACGCTGGTGAGAAAGGAGCCCGCACTCATTTTCACATGTGTGCGAAATAAGAGAAAGGGCATTTAACTCGGATATGGCTATGCCAGcattatcaatatttaATTTAATTGGCTTAAAAGGTCTAATATTCAATAAATCACGTACTTTTTTAAATTGTACTAATCTTTTACCGCACGTAACCGACTGGACTCAGTATAATTATAAAACCAACACAAACCTTACAAATTAGCCAAACCTTGTAAAATAGTCAAAGCTTCAGCGACTAGTTCAATTAAAACTTCTTGGTCAAACtgcttattttttttgaagcacaCACCTCCTACTGTTGGATTATCCATTCTCCTTCTCCATGACCTACTTCTACGCCGCCTGAGCAGAGCGTTTATGCAAAACTCTCCTCGCAAGTAACCATTTCAGATCCAGCTCTGGCCACAAAAAACATGATATAAAAATAACTCGCCCTGTCTTATACCTACTTTATAAAGGGTTTGACACTTGCTTAGCAGCCTCTTCGAATATGTCAGTGTCTCAGCACCCCAATGATTGGCAGCTAATGAATCATCCAGGTTGGCATGTGACTCATTGCCTGATTACATTATTTTGTGATAGGTGTTACCCTGTCTTATAGGTAATGTCAGATCACATGTAATTAAGCGCTGATAATACATCAACTACAACCAAAGCAGTGCTAACATTTCTGCAATCCGACTCCAGCCACAAGTTATCATTCAGAGAAATAATTTAAATATAAACATATTTAGTCATTAAAAAAGCTACTAATTGCTTATAAAGTACCAGCAGTTCTGAAAACATCCAAAGCGTGAGCAACTCTCTTGGACATGGTCTTTTCACCTTCTCTAACCCAGACTCTTGGGTCAAAGTATTTCTTGTTTGGAGCGTCTTCACCAGTTGGGTTACCGACTGGGGTCATTAGGTAATCCTTCTTAGCCAAGACATAGTCTCTGATACCTTCCAAGTAGGCGAATTGACAGTCAGTGTCCAGGTTGACCTTGACAACACCATTGTCGATACCGGTGTGGAAATCAGCATCAGAAGAACCGGAACCACCGTGGAAGACCAAGTACAATGGCTTAGCTTCCTTAACACCAGTCTTTGAAACAGTGTATTTTTGGTGTTCACCCAAGATTTCTGGTCTTAATTTCACATTACCAACCTTATAGACACCGTGACAGTTTCCGAAGGCGGCGGCGATCGAGAAGTTTGGAGAGATTGGGTGTAGGGCCTTGTAGACATTGTAGACTTGTTCTGGCTTGGTGTATAGGGCATCTTCAGAAGCACCTTCGTTGTTGACACCATCTTCTTCACCACCGGTAATACCGATTTCCATTTCTAACCATTGGTTCATGGCGGCCATTCTCTTGAAGTATTTGGCACAGGTACCAATGTTTTCCTCATCGACTTCTTCGGAAAGATCAAGCATATGGGAGGAGAATAGAGGTTCACCGTGTTCCTTGAAGTAAGCTTCATCGGCTTCTAGCATACCGTCGTACCAAGGTAGAAGTTTCTTAGCACAGTGGTCAGAGTGAAGAACAACTGGGATACCGTAAGCTGGGGCAATTGATCTGATGTAGTGGGCAGCGGCAACAGCACCCTTGATGGAGGCATTTTGACCTTCGTTAGAGACACCCTTACCGGCGAAGTAAGCAGCACCACCGTTGGAGGTTTGCAAGATGATTGGGGACTTGTTGTCACGTGCGGCTTCCAAAGCAGAGACGACAACAGAAGAGGAGGTGACGTTGATGGCTGGGATAGCGAACTTGTGAGCCTTTGCGTAGTCGAACAAGGCACGGACGTCGTCACCGACGATGACACCGCTCTTTCTCTTTAGGACTTCAGTAACACccattttgaatatttgatgGTTTGTGGAAATTAGTTGTattggaaaagatgaacttttttctaCGGTTATATAGGCAAGAGATAACAGCAACAGAGATAGGGTAGCGAGTTGGGGTGGACCTTTTATATACAACAGTTTTTtctaaatgaaaaaaatctgacCACGATAGCGCCAATACAAGCAAAGTTACCCAATGGTGCGAGGGAAAAGGAAAGCATAATGTGATGGATGGTGATACGCTGAATGGAAAATACTGCAAAGCAGTGTTCGTCATGTTAGAAGAATAATATGGGCAGGGGCAATGATCTGGATCTGGTGCATACGACGAGCAGTTGATAATTGGGACTAACGTTTGGGTCTTGTCGGTTGTGACGTTAAAATGgttcgttttttttttatagaAGAAGCCTGGGTTCTGGAAATAGTGGATGCCGAGCGATGGTGGTAAACGGtgggaaaaagaagcgAGAAggaaaacagaaaagagGAGTCTCagaaaacgaaaaaaaagaggatgCGCGGATGTATGGGTTCTATGGTGCTATTGGAGGTCGATTTTCGGGAAAGTGGTTACCCGAACTCGTGTATAGTGAGCAGGATATAAGGCGGCTGGGACGCGGCGTTTAGCGACAAAGAAGGTGGAATAGCGTGTAAGTGGGATGGGGTAACAGGAAAGGACAAAAACCAAAAGTTTATAAAAGGGAGTAGGAAATAAGCTTCATGAGATGGAAGATGGGACTAACCGCTGAGGTTAATTGAGTCAGCAAGAAGTTGGGAATTGGCGGATAAATTTGTGGAAAAGATGACTATTCCCGGTAGGTTTATGACTGATGATAAAGGTACATTTGGTGAACATACGGCGCATGTTCGCTGGCCGGTGATTGTGCAGAATGCGATCGATGATATGAAAACAGCCATCAAGGAGGTCGAAACGCAAGATGGCAAAACGCAGGGTGAGAGTATCAAGAAGGGATTAGTTTCGTTGCGCCAGGAGATTCTTGACGACGCGGTTTTGAGGCCCTTTAGCGAGCAAGAGGTTTTGGTAGGGCGGGTTCCATTGTCGTTCAATGAATATCTGTCGCAGAGAAAAGATGCGCATTGGTTTAACAGCGAGTGGTTGTTTAGTGAGGTGTATCTGTATCGCAGGATAAATGTTTTGTTTCGCTTTCAGAGATTGTGGGCGGactttgatatttttgacagGTTGAAGCAATCGACTTTCGAAAGTTCGTTGTACGGTGTGACGGAATTGGCACTCAGGTACAGGAGTTTGAAGAGTCAGTTGGAAAAAAGAAGTGCGGATGACGACGAAACGTTGAAACTTTTGTTTAAAGAGTTTGTTGATATATCCTTGTGGGGGAATGCTACGGatctttctttgttgaCGGATGCGACTATCGAGGATATCAAATCGATTCAGGGAGCCAAGGTTAGGCAGGAGTCTGAGTCAAAGATTTTGGTAAATGATACCTTAAAGGCATGGGAGCATTTAAAGGCAGAAACAACCACCACAGCTGGTGGAGAAGTTCGCGTTGACTTTATTCTTGATAATTCAGGGTTTGAACTGTATGCGGATTTGATGCTTGCAGCATTTTTGTTGCAAAGTAAAATGGTAACAAAATGTATATTCCATGCAAAGGATATCCCATATATGGTCAGTGATGTCatgttgaaagatttcgatattttgttgaaggATCTAAAGGATagacaattttttccagtcAAAGATGAGTTGTCGCAAGGGGCGTTGGATTTATTTGCGGATGATATAAGTGACCACGTCAAGAATGGTAGGATTGAATTTCGTGAAAACTCATTTTGGACTACCGAACTAGATTATTGGAACTTGGACAAGACTGAAACGAAATATAATGGATGCGAGATCTTTCaagatcttttgaattcaaatctGGTTATATTTAAAGGTGATCTAAACTATAGAAAACTGACAGGAGACCGAAAATGGCCAAGGACGACCAAATTTTGCGAGGCAATCGGTCCATTAGCAACCAACGGTATCAGTTTGTTGAGTTTGAGAACGTGTAAAGCAGACGTTCAGGTTGATTTACCTCACGGAGTTGACGAAGAGTTGACAAAACTGTGGGAAAAGGATCATCCAGGTCAAGGATCTTGGTGGTGCAGCAGTGGTAAATGGGCAGTTATCTGCTTTTCCGCTAAATAATAGAAAGTTGTACATATAGATagactttttttctctcaCTTTTTCTCTATATGATGCGATGTTGACGATTGCTGTGGCGGTGGTTGACTTAAAAACGGGAGTGGCCCTGGGAACATTGGAAAGGGGGGCATTCCAAACGGTACAGGCGGTAGTGGTAAATTTGGTGCCTTAATTGGCGGGTCaatttttggtttcttGACATTCTTGTCACTCCCAATCTCTTGCTGttcattttctcttttggaaGCGTTCTCCGTTGACTCcttttctgattcttttttctgtaGAAAACTCTCTACTTCCTTTTGTACTTGTTCATCTTCTACCAGTGAATCCAAAAGAATACCAGGTGTATTACAACTAGGGCAAACAAAATCACTTTCTAGTAAGGCATCTTCAATTGccatctttgaaaagagctTGTTACAGCATTTACTTGTCCTTACTGGATCTCTCAATAATCCACCTGTAATAGAGCACTTTAGATTATCTGGTAAATCTGCAAAGTACCCCTTACGCCATTTCGCATCAGCTCCATTCATGTATCTGTTTTGTTGCTTTCTTTGGTAATCCTCCCAACTCTGCTGATCGGCGACCTGAACGACAAATTTACCATCATCGGTAACCATGATTTTCCTTTGAGCCATCTCTTCAGCTGTTATATTATTTGGGTCGATCTCaacacttttcaaaaatttcttggGAATACCTGTAGTCCGTCTTATCCTTTtgccttcaaaatttgggtCACTATTAGTTGGACAATTTTTGATCCAGTGGTCTCTTGCACCACATCTGTAGCACATATAACCTGGTGGTGGTAACCCTTCATTTTCACCAGAATTTGGCCCATTATTTTGTGACTTATAAAAAACCGGTGTCGCTGACGACATTTCCTGTTGTGTTTGTTCCCattgattttcttgatctgCAAACATATTTGCAATACGTTCCTCTTCGGTAACACCATTTACTTTGCCCGAACCATTGCTTGTTATACCGCTTGATTGCTTTTTCTGAAGTACTCTAGGTTTACCTGTCACGTAACGTGCAGCATTCCCTAATGATGCACTACTGCCTTTACTCATGCCGCCGCCATTTGCTGAGAAAGCTCTTACTGCTGGTGATCGCCTTGCTACGACGCTTGAAGACCTCGGTATTACCTGGGAGTCGtcatcatattcatcaTTGGTATCTGGGTTGTATAATCGCAGTTGAAAATGTGTTCCATCACCTAGCTTGTTTTCATGTATAATTTCTCTCTTAAGATCAAAAACTGTAAGGCCTGTACCATCAAACAAGATTCTATTTGTATCCCTTTGTGACCGAAATCTATAAAATATTGTACTACTCATCCTCAGTTCATCAAACTCTTGATTCTTCTCTCATTTCTTATCTGTAGTGCAGAGTTGATGAaactttcaacttttcttAGTTTTTGCCTTTTACTGCGGGATATCGAGAAAATACAAATAATCGACAACAAACAAGGATAGGAAGGAGAATAACAAGAATATCTAATAGCGGAGCAGCAATCGTATTTCCACAGGGTTTAAATTTTTGTGCGAGGTTCGAAATATGGCCATTCCCGGGTATTATGAGTTGTATCGTAGAAGTACTGTAGGAAATAGTCTGGTGGACGCTTTAGATACGTTAATCAGCGATGGGAGAATCGAGGCTTCTTTAGCAATGAGAGTGTTGGAAACCTTTGATAAAGTTGTTGCAGAAACTCTGAAAGATAATACACAATCAAAGCTGACTGTAAAGGGTAATTTGGATACTTACGGATTTTGTGACGATGTTTGGACTTTTATTGTCAAAAACTGTCAAGTAACAGTTGAAGGAAACCTTGATGGTGTTAGTGGCGGTGATAATCATACAACGGTATCTGTTGATAAGCTAAGAATAGTTGCATGCAACTCAAAGAAAAGCGAATAGTGTGATGAGGGGGCGGTAGGTGTAACCTTGcattttctcctttttACTTACGGCCACTTTAGGGAGAAACTCATTACTAGTTattttattaaattttGTAATACTGGGTAGAATTATAATAAGGTACTTCATAATTTCTAAGTGAGTTCTTGTTTTCTCACCTTAATTTCTCAGGCataattaaaaaatgtcCTCTTTAACAATCCtagaaaaattcatcataCTCTTTTAAGATTACAAGCCACTATTCTAAAAAAATACACTGATATAAATGTCCATTGCCCAAGAGTTTGACTTGATCATCAAAACATATAATGACAAGATTGTTCATCCTGCATCAAGACAAGATTCGccagaatttcaaaatttaatttcatcgactattgaaaaattactgactttgaaaaatacagtGTATACAAAGCTATCCTTGTTTAGTACGAATGAAACCGTTGAAGATATGACTACAAGCTCCTTAAAGTTTTTATCAATAGATTACTATTTGGCAATGCTTTTCTCCAGAAAACAAGTAACCGCTAATCAGGTTGAGAATAGCGAGAACAGAAATAAGCTAAAATTGAAGTTCTTGGAAAAGTCCCTGCAACTCTTCATGCAGTTTATCGTTAGTCTGGATCAAAGCGAAATTCTAGATTCTTATTTATCCAAAAAGATTAATTCTTTTGAGCATACATACGAACCAACACTGAAGGAAATGTACTCTCAACCGTCAAACAAGGATGATCTCTCGGGTGctcaattgaaaagacagcaaaaaattgaggtATATCGTACTACAAAAGCTATAAATGAGAAATTGGCTTTTATTgaatcaaaatataaaaacatagatgataatgatgatatcGATGATTTTCAAGATGGTGAAGAACTTTTACGAGAATtgtatcttcaaaaattgaaaagtttggcTTATGATACCTTTGACAACGTTGAAAAGATTCTTTATGAGGGTGAATTATTGAAGAACTTTACACGGAACCCAGAACACCAACGAAGACAGCCGGAAATGGTCGATTCAAGCAGTAGCAGTGGCTATACAGAGAAGCTAGAGTCATTGAATAAACCACTAATCTCAAAGGAGGGTAAAGTCCTCAGAAATTTCACACTATTGGACAAGAAGAGTGAGCTCCAGAGAAAGGTGCGTGGTTATGGCCAATATGGACCTACAATGTCCGTAGAGGAATTCTTGGAAAAAGAGTGGGAGTCTGGTAGAGTTCTTCAGGGTGGTGAGGTTACTCAAGAGCAAAGTAAGGAAGATGCCGAGGATAATGAGACATTACAGGATATAGAAACATACAAAGCCCGTGAATGGGATGAGTTCAAAGAAGCAAATCCAAGAGGTAGCGGGAATACCACCAATAGAGGTTGATTGAGGTTTTTATACATGGATTAAATAGAGCAAAAATATGTCATTTTTAACTTGTACTAAATGTTCTCCAATTCCTTTTTCAGGtcagaaattttcaaaatctcaCTTCCATTCAAAATCCATCGATCTCTCTCATCATCAAATGTACAGAGGACGTTAATAACTATCAGAAAGCaccttcttttcagttCAGAATCTTTAGGATTCAGTCTCGAATAGTGGTACATCAACTCTGCAGCGGCCCTTTCATGGTTGTTTACAAcatgaaaacaataaagtttcttcaaatttgtcCAGTTATTATCCTGCAGCTGGGACGCGAGAATGCtcttgataattttgtAGTCTGAAATCGAGAGATATAGGCTATTATTATGTGAATGGCAGAGTTTTAAAAGGGTTGCGAAAAATGTGTCAGATTGTCCTGTACTCTGCAAtaccttttcaaaataattcTTCCTGATGTCATCTGAAAGGGTGTCGTGATTGAACCGCAAAACGTCCAATCCTTCAGCAAACAGActgaaatggaaaagaagatcTAAATACAGCTTCAATTGGTATTGTCTAAATTCCACAGGCTCAATTATAtcaacatttttcattgagtACTCAATGGATTTCTTGATGCACTTGAAAGCATAATCGACACTATTTCctctgaaaaaaagaactgaTAGTTCATAGTAGTATGAGGAATGTCTATAAGGAACtttaaatgatgaaactAGTGGTTTCCATATGTTATTTGCGGGACGATTTGCTAAATCACTAATGCACAAAGGTAATGACTCAGCAATTGACACGGCGTAATCGtgcaattgaaagaattcatAAGCCCGTTCATACTGAtcacaaacaaaaaacatcATTGCCAGCATTAACTCTTCAACTTGGTCATCGCGGATATAAAATGACCACCCGATGTCCATTAAAAGTTTGCTTTTGAATCGTCTTTGATCATCTATTGTTTGATAACGACAAACATGCGTGTCGAAAAATCTCATGAAGTAGAAATTCATCGCCAAAGAGCTGTCATAAATGTTAGACAGACAACATGCGAGAAAATTCCTCCACTGAGAATATGATCCTAGTTGAATTCCCAACTTTGGCCTTGTAGTCTTGGCAAAAACGTCTTCAATCAATAGACATTTATCGATTCGATAAAGTGATAAAATTAGGGACTGCTTAAAATGTAAGTCAAGcaaaatattcaattgatttgaaaacgATGTAGAgtcaaaatccaaaaatgcaaaagtCAACAAAACCTGGAATACGAAATGAcgttgaatgaaaataacCTGATAAAAACTCTCCATTATAACAACTGATGAAAAACCATCTCTAATTATCGACACAATAAAATCATTGGCGTGCGCTGTAAGATCGTTGATGTGATTGTATATGAGATCATTAAGAAGTGCTATAATATCAAGCGAACTGAGAGCTCCAAATAGTagcttcaaatttgaaacctCAAAATTTGACTCTAAATCACTCTTGAAAATGCTagtaaatttttcatttaatgtctgactctttgaaatttcaccaCTGACGATCGcgatgaatttttcagcaacGTTTGATAATACTTGTCTTGACAAAGTGGTTGAGAACCCATGCAATGACTTCAAGTATCGTGTCAggtcatcttcattataCTCATTATGAATATTGTAGTAAACATTTTCTAGCGTTGAATTTATGGCGAACACAGAATAATTGTATCTTCGTAAACAATTTGTGACAATAATCTCATTTCGGTATATAGTCAAAGAGGAGACTTCGTCacttttgtttttcaaatctcgCAAAACTGTTTCTAAGTTAGCCAAATAATCCATAGTGCATGGCTCGCCAgccaaaataataatattatttTCACTTAATACTTTGTGTGCTTGTTTAAAGGCTTCTTCCGAGTAGCGCGTTTTCAAATTAAGGTAACCTTTTTCAGTATCGCCATTCACCTTTAAATCTTGTTCCGCTTCCATATCGCTTAATGACCTGTTGGTAGATTCTATCCACTCGTGTGCCTGCATATCTTCATCTGAAAGATTTAGAACTTGCAGTTTGCTAATGCAACCACTTTTCCATAAGACCGCAATGTTTAGATACGATGAACTCAAGTTGAAATCCAATGGTTTTAACATTGCCAAATCGACTAATGACCagattgatgatgatgaaagatTTGTTGGAATTACACTTTTCCgattgaaaataattttTCCTTTGCCATCGACGCTAAGCTCGgcaatttggaaaatgcCATTTCCAAATGGTAGATAAATGGTTAAAAAGTTACTGAACATTGTCATATATTCTCCTGGTGCTTCATAGGTCCTATTAACtgcattttcaaagtaATTGCTTTCGGCCAAATTCACCTCAAGAACCAAAGAGAAATCCTGCAGGttccaaaattttaaatGACAATGCTGGGTTAAAAcaattaaaaatttctgcAAATATACAACGCAGGAAATAGCTCTTTCACATTTAGttgattgttttcttgtaaATATTTGTGTTATACTCTGCAAATATGAGTTATCGTTGAATAATATTGGCTCCAAATAAGAATTCTCACATTTTCTTAGCCCCAGTAATCCGCCATCCTCGAGAAACACgataaaaaattctgcAGAAACAGCAcaaagaagatgaggaacTCGCACTGTGAAATCATATGGGTTAAGGATATTGAACCAATTTTCACCAAGTGACTCGTTGTCAGAGTGTAGAAAATCAATGGGTAGGGCAATGGACAGGACTACGCCATCCCGTAATATCATATTGATTGCCAGTTTTGTGTCGATCTCCTGAATGGTGAAAGTGTAATTTTTGTTCAATGTTGGATTTggcaaaaataaatttacAGTTTTTCCATTTGTGATACTGCCGATAGTGTAGAGAGTCAAAACACTGAAATCCATGGAAAAGTGGTACGACAAATACTCATTGTTTGACAGTTCGAACGTGTTGGAGTAATCGCTGTCTCCCCTTTGATAGTCAATTGATGTTTCTGATAAAGTCTCatcattgaaatataaattgaCGATATTCTTAGACAAAGTGCGTTTATCAAATTCCAGTAAATTTACGTCCACCTTGGACAAAAGCAACATTGCGTCAGCCAAACAATTAAAGGGTTTACGTCTTGTCTTGGGTTACCCAAGACTAGTTTAACTTAGCATGTTTACTGATGATCTCGCATttaatttatttttggGATTTTTCCAATACTAACCTAGTTAGTACTTCGAAGAAGCAAGATGATGCTTCGTCCTAGATGACATTGAAACAGCTATTAGATTATGGGACGTACAAATGTGTAGATATATGTACAGTTAGGATATTGGATGCTATTAGCTATTAGGATCTGTTAATGCTATCGTCCTAATACCGCCACTGGTACCATTTATGACGATAACAGTGGTCGAATTAACAGTGGTGCTATCGATAGCGacaattttatcatttgaagaaatcgaTTCACCAGGTGTTGGGTAAGTTTCAATGATGGTGTCTAAGTCACCTAGCTTTCTTACTTCAATGCAGCCATTTTCATATGAAATGATAACCTTGTCGTTGGCTGGCCTATATACTATATTTGCTGGCCGAGTGTTGAGAACGTATTTTACAACGATCTTTTTCTGATCAAATGAATAAACCAATATTGATTTCTGATATTCAATCAACATCTTGGAGCTTTTCTTATCCAAATGCAGAACTGGCTTATAATCATTATCCGAAGTTTTGGAAAGTGAGCTGCTCAGACTAATCGTTTGAAGAACTTTACCTTGGCAGTTGTAAATAACCACCTCATACGGGTCAGCATGCAAAACAAGCAATGATTTTTCGGTCATACCAAATTCTGCTGCTAGAggaattttttgcaaaggTATCAAAAACCTTTTGCTTTCGATGATAGCTGGAGTAAAACCATTAACTTGAATTGATATTTCTATTAcatgtatttttctttcgGTGACAAGCAAAACcgcattttttttgaatgcatGACATACTATATCTGAGAATTCAATTTGGTTGGTTTTTGAATctcttgttttcttgttatcaaatattttcaattgtgaGACTGGTTTCTCACTTTCCGACGTAAACAATTTGATACCCTCATCATCTAATATCAGAAATTTATTCGTGTCTAGCCAGTAGATATCCAGTAGCGACAATGATATaccttcaaattttttcaagggAGAATCTGCacaattgaaattgttaTCAATGTACCATAAAGATAAGTGACcatctttggaaaatgtGATAACATGGTTATGTGAAGccttcatttttataatttgaTGACTATCACTTTTAAAGAGGCTAGAGGCTTTTCTTGCTTCGTCGTTGCCGCCAACATGTGCCGTATGATCCTCGTTTGACATTGATCCTTGTGAAGCGGCCTTATCACGGGCGAATAGAGAGGATAACCTGCGTGGCCTAACGCCACCGCATGAATCATTATTAGTCTCTGTGTTCGCGATAACGGTAGC
It encodes the following:
- the FBA1 gene encoding fructose-bisphosphate aldolase FBA1 (similar to Saccharomyces cerevisiae FBA1 (YKL060C); ancestral locus Anc_2.577), with translation MGVTEVLKRKSGVIVGDDVRALFDYAKAHKFAIPAINVTSSSVVVSALEAARDNKSPIILQTSNGGAAYFAGKGVSNEGQNASIKGAVAAAHYIRSIAPAYGIPVVLHSDHCAKKLLPWYDGMLEADEAYFKEHGEPLFSSHMLDLSEEVDEENIGTCAKYFKRMAAMNQWLEMEIGITGGEEDGVNNEGASEDALYTKPEQVYNVYKALHPISPNFSIAAAFGNCHGVYKVGNVKLRPEILGEHQKYTVSKTGVKEAKPLYLVFHGGSGSSDADFHTGIDNGVVKVNLDTDCQFAYLEGIRDYVLAKKDYLMTPVGNPTGEDAPNKKYFDPRVWVREGEKTMSKRVAHALDVFRTAGTL
- a CDS encoding putative methyltransferase (similar to Saccharomyces cerevisiae YMR027W; ancestral locus Anc_2.578), whose translation is MTIPGRFMTDDKGTFGEHTAHVRWPVIVQNAIDDMKTAIKEVETQDGKTQGESIKKGLVSLRQEILDDAVLRPFSEQEVLVGRVPLSFNEYLSQRKDAHWFNSEWLFSEVYLYRRINVLFRFQRLWADFDIFDRLKQSTFESSLYGVTELALRYRSLKSQLEKRSADDDETLKLLFKEFVDISLWGNATDLSLLTDATIEDIKSIQGAKVRQESESKILVNDTLKAWEHLKAETTTTAGGEVRVDFILDNSGFELYADLMLAAFLLQSKMVTKCIFHAKDIPYMVSDVMLKDFDILLKDLKDRQFFPVKDELSQGALDLFADDISDHVKNGRIEFRENSFWTTELDYWNLDKTETKYNGCEIFQDLLNSNLVIFKGDLNYRKLTGDRKWPRTTKFCEAIGPLATNGISLLSLRTCKADVQVDLPHGVDEELTKLWEKDHPGQGSWWCSSGKWAVICFSAK
- the MPE1 gene encoding cleavage polyadenylation factor subunit MPE1 (similar to Saccharomyces cerevisiae MPE1 (YKL059C); ancestral locus Anc_2.579), with translation MSSTIFYRFRSQRDTNRILFDGTGLTVFDLKREIIHENKLGDGTHFQLRLYNPDTNDEYDDDSQVIPRSSSVVARRSPAVRAFSANGGGMSKGSSASLGNAARYVTGKPRVLQKKQSSGITSNGSGKVNGVTEEERIANMFADQENQWEQTQQEMSSATPVFYKSQNNGPNSGENEGLPPPGYMCYRCGARDHWIKNCPTNSDPNFEGKRIRRTTGIPKKFLKSVEIDPNNITAEEMAQRKIMVTDDGKFVVQVADQQSWEDYQRKQQNRYMNGADAKWRKGYFADLPDNLKCSITGGLLRDPVRTSKCCNKLFSKMAIEDALLESDFVCPSCNTPGILLDSLVEDEQVQKEVESFLQKKESEKESTENASKRENEQQEIGSDKNVKKPKIDPPIKAPNLPLPPVPFGMPPFPMFPGPLPFLSQPPPQQSSTSHHIEKK
- the TOA2 gene encoding transcription initiation factor IIA subunit gamma (similar to Saccharomyces cerevisiae TOA2 (YKL058W); ancestral locus Anc_2.580), whose protein sequence is MAIPGYYELYRRSTVGNSLVDALDTLISDGRIEASLAMRVLETFDKVVAETLKDNTQSKLTVKGNLDTYGFCDDVWTFIVKNCQVTVEGNLDGVSGGDNHTTVSVDKLRIVACNSKKSE
- the TAP42 gene encoding Tap42p (similar to Saccharomyces cerevisiae TAP42 (YMR028W); ancestral locus Anc_2.581) gives rise to the protein MSIAQEFDLIIKTYNDKIVHPASRQDSPEFQNLISSTIEKLLTLKNTVYTKLSLFSTNETVEDMTTSSLKFLSIDYYLAMLFSRKQVTANQVENSENRNKLKLKFLEKSLQLFMQFIVSLDQSEILDSYLSKKINSFEHTYEPTLKEMYSQPSNKDDLSGAQLKRQQKIEVYRTTKAINEKLAFIESKYKNIDDNDDIDDFQDGEELLRELYLQKLKSLAYDTFDNVEKILYEGELLKNFTRNPEHQRRQPEMVDSSSSSGYTEKLESLNKPLISKEGKVLRNFTLLDKKSELQRKVRGYGQYGPTMSVEEFLEKEWESGRVLQGGEVTQEQSKEDAEDNETLQDIETYKAREWDEFKEANPRGSGNTTNRG
- the NUP120 gene encoding Nup120p (similar to Saccharomyces cerevisiae NUP120 (YKL057C); ancestral locus Anc_2.582), which produces MLLLSKVDVNLLEFDKRTLSKNIVNLYFNDETLSETSIDYQRGDSDYSNTFELSNNEYLSYHFSMDFSVLTLYTIGSITNGKTVNLFLPNPTLNKNYTFTIQEIDTKLAINMILRDGVVLSIALPIDFLHSDNESLGENWFNILNPYDFTVRVPHLLCAVSAEFFIVFLEDGGLLGLRKCENSYLEPILFNDNSYLQSITQIFTRKQSTKCERAISCVVYLQKFLIVLTQHCHLKFWNLQDFSLVLEVNLAESNYFENAVNRTYEAPGEYMTMFSNFLTIYLPFGNGIFQIAELSVDGKGKIIFNRKSVIPTNLSSSSIWSLVDLAMLKPLDFNLSSSYLNIAVLWKSGCISKLQVLNLSDEDMQAHEWIESTNRSLSDMEAEQDLKVNGDTEKGYLNLKTRYSEEAFKQAHKVLSENNIIILAGEPCTMDYLANLETVLRDLKNKSDEVSSLTIYRNEIIVTNCLRRYNYSVFAINSTLENVYYNIHNEYNEDDLTRYLKSLHGFSTTLSRQVLSNVAEKFIAIVSGEISKSQTLNEKFTSIFKSDLESNFEVSNLKLLFGALSSLDIIALLNDLIYNHINDLTAHANDFIVSIIRDGFSSVVIMESFYQVIFIQRHFVFQVLLTFAFLDFDSTSFSNQLNILLDLHFKQSLILSLYRIDKCLLIEDVFAKTTRPKLGIQLGSYSQWRNFLACCLSNIYDSSLAMNFYFMRFFDTHVCRYQTIDDQRRFKSKLLMDIGWSFYIRDDQVEELMLAMMFFVCDQYERAYEFFQLHDYAVSIAESLPLCISDLANRPANNIWKPLVSSFKVPYRHSSYYYELSVLFFRGNSVDYAFKCIKKSIEYSMKNVDIIEPVEFRQYQLKLYLDLLFHFSLFAEGLDVLRFNHDTLSDDIRKNYFEKVLQSTGQSDTFFATLLKLCHSHNNSLYLSISDYKIIKSILASQLQDNNWTNLKKLYCFHVVNNHERAAAELMYHYSRLNPKDSELKRRCFLIVINVLCTFDDERDRWILNGSEILKISDLKKELENI